The following proteins are co-located in the Paludibaculum fermentans genome:
- a CDS encoding TonB-dependent receptor yields MGNAGTIFGTLQDPSKEVVAGAKVEISNPITGYRRLVLTDPSGNFRFSNVPPNSYHLNAEAPGFSKLDQDVVVRTSVPINLTLSLKLEGSTSSVTVEADSTDVLETVPFAHSDVDHSSLMKLPSGSPGAGLSDAITLSAPGVVADSNGFFHPLGDHAQTSFSIDGQPISDQQSKQFSTQIPVNAIQSMELITGAPPAEFGDKTSLVVNAVTRSGLDQNGHGSLRLQYGSFGTISEDASLSLGTSKFGNFLAFNTMRSGRFLDTPEFRPMHAVGNNGTLFDRIDYKPNARDSFHVNLFAARNWFQTPITYDQPGQDQRQKVTTFNISGGYQRTIGTDILLTFTPFVRRDHLNYYPSSDAFADNPATVQQERYLTNYGFRGDVAYVKGRHNLKFGTQVMQTRLSEEFHLGITDSSFNPVCLSAGGDPLALPSVTDPNACAGAMPGATPNPNLLPGLVGIDLTRGGTPLFYNNRGKVNQYAFYGQDSISFGNLSVNIGLRLDSYNGLSAATGVQPRAGVSYHNKRTGTVFRTSFSRTFETPYNENLLISSATGAGGLASNVFGAYAQEPLRPGNRNQYNAGFQQAIGKWAVIDADYFWKYTRNAFDFDTLFNTPIQFPISWRRSAVDGVSMKVSTVNIHGFQAYTTMGHTRARYFGPSNGGLIFNSPLSTSVFRIDHDQALQQTTNLRYQKKKESPWVAFTWRYDSGMVSGAVPDLESALGLTAAQQSAIGFYCGGTYASLNNPITSCGGSNYGATRLNIPAPGTANDDHNPPRIAPRHLFDISAGTDDLFHREKFKTSLRFTVLNMTNQASLYNFLSTFSGTHFVAPRTYQAELGFNF; encoded by the coding sequence ATGGGCAACGCCGGGACAATCTTCGGAACCCTCCAGGACCCGTCAAAGGAAGTAGTCGCCGGCGCCAAGGTCGAGATCTCCAACCCGATCACCGGCTATAGGCGCCTCGTCCTGACAGATCCTTCCGGCAACTTCCGGTTCTCCAACGTTCCGCCCAACTCCTATCACCTCAACGCCGAAGCGCCGGGTTTCTCCAAGCTGGACCAGGACGTGGTGGTTCGGACCTCAGTCCCCATCAATCTGACCTTGTCACTCAAGTTGGAAGGTTCCACCTCCTCCGTCACCGTCGAGGCCGACAGCACCGATGTTCTGGAAACCGTGCCGTTTGCACACAGCGACGTGGATCACAGCAGCCTCATGAAGCTGCCTTCCGGCTCACCCGGAGCCGGCCTGAGCGACGCCATCACCCTCAGCGCCCCGGGTGTTGTGGCGGATTCGAACGGCTTCTTCCATCCCCTGGGCGACCATGCCCAGACGAGTTTCTCCATCGACGGCCAGCCCATCAGCGACCAGCAGAGCAAGCAGTTCTCCACCCAGATTCCGGTCAACGCCATCCAGAGCATGGAACTCATCACCGGCGCCCCGCCGGCCGAGTTCGGCGACAAAACCAGCCTGGTGGTGAACGCCGTCACGCGCTCCGGCCTCGACCAGAACGGCCACGGCAGCCTCCGCCTGCAGTACGGCTCCTTCGGCACCATCTCCGAGGACGCCAGCCTCTCCCTGGGCACCTCGAAGTTCGGCAACTTCCTGGCATTCAACACGATGCGGTCCGGCCGATTCCTCGATACCCCCGAGTTCCGGCCCATGCACGCCGTCGGCAACAACGGCACGCTGTTCGACCGCATCGATTACAAGCCCAACGCCCGCGACTCCTTCCACGTGAACCTCTTCGCCGCCCGCAACTGGTTCCAGACACCCATCACGTACGACCAGCCGGGGCAGGACCAGCGCCAGAAGGTCACAACTTTCAATATCTCAGGCGGCTATCAGCGCACCATCGGCACAGACATCCTGCTCACCTTCACGCCGTTCGTCAGGCGCGATCACCTGAACTACTACCCCAGCTCCGACGCCTTCGCCGACAACCCGGCCACCGTCCAGCAGGAGCGCTACCTGACGAACTACGGCTTCCGCGGCGACGTCGCCTATGTCAAAGGCCGCCACAACCTGAAGTTCGGCACCCAGGTCATGCAGACGCGCTTGAGCGAGGAGTTCCACCTGGGCATTACCGACTCGTCCTTCAACCCGGTCTGCCTCTCCGCCGGCGGAGATCCGCTGGCCCTGCCATCAGTCACCGATCCCAATGCCTGCGCCGGAGCCATGCCGGGCGCCACCCCCAACCCCAACCTGCTCCCCGGCCTCGTCGGCATCGATCTCACCCGCGGCGGTACTCCGCTCTTCTACAACAATCGCGGCAAGGTCAATCAATACGCATTCTATGGTCAGGATTCCATCAGCTTCGGGAATCTCAGTGTGAACATCGGCCTGCGACTCGACAGCTACAATGGCCTCAGCGCGGCCACCGGCGTCCAGCCCCGCGCCGGCGTCTCGTACCACAACAAGCGCACCGGCACCGTCTTCCGTACGTCCTTCTCCCGTACTTTCGAGACGCCCTATAACGAAAACCTGCTGATCTCCAGCGCCACCGGCGCGGGCGGATTGGCTTCGAACGTCTTCGGAGCGTATGCCCAGGAACCGCTCCGGCCCGGCAATCGCAATCAGTACAACGCCGGCTTCCAGCAGGCCATCGGCAAGTGGGCCGTCATCGACGCCGACTACTTCTGGAAGTACACCCGCAACGCCTTCGACTTCGATACCCTCTTCAACACGCCCATCCAGTTCCCCATCTCGTGGCGCAGGTCGGCCGTCGATGGGGTCTCGATGAAGGTGAGCACCGTCAATATTCACGGCTTCCAGGCCTACACCACCATGGGCCATACCCGCGCCCGGTACTTCGGACCCTCGAACGGCGGCCTGATCTTCAATTCGCCGCTGTCCACCAGCGTCTTCCGCATCGACCACGACCAGGCCCTGCAGCAGACCACGAACCTTCGCTACCAGAAGAAGAAGGAGTCGCCCTGGGTCGCCTTCACCTGGCGCTATGACAGCGGAATGGTTTCCGGCGCAGTGCCCGACCTCGAAAGCGCCCTCGGCCTCACCGCGGCGCAACAGTCGGCGATCGGCTTCTATTGCGGCGGCACCTACGCCTCGCTGAACAACCCCATTACCTCCTGCGGCGGCTCGAATTACGGCGCCACGCGCCTCAACATTCCCGCCCCCGGCACCGCCAACGACGACCACAATCCGCCCCGCATCGCCCCCCGGCATCTGTTCGACATCAGCGCCGGCACCGACGACCTCTTCCACCGCGAGAAGTTCAAGACCTCCCTGCGCTTCACGGTGCTCAATATGACCAATCAGGCCTCGCTGTACAACTTTCTCTCCACCTTCAGCGGGACCCACTTTGTCGCCCCGCGCACCTACCAGGCTGAACTCGGCTTCAACTTCTAA
- a CDS encoding glycosyltransferase family 39 protein, protein MSLFRPGPVALMVLAYCALLVALMTRTPLWLDEVLQLLGTSTPDPQQAVAWAARNAGGVPLGYLVQWGSLRLLGDTSLAARLPSALAALLSAFLLMRICRLIALPRPSIALILFLILPLQLRYAVEARPYSLALLFTLCATELALHLRRQPRVLYFALYLAAAISALYTQPYSGFLLAAHVPWLLREKRALAWKLAAALALALAAFAPWYLHARPLWLEAVQTSGVHFQLEPATFLMAFREISGGGYAVSIPLITLALVGALRGNLTTGNRWMLACTALVPPVLVLAADAWFGYFFAIRQIIFILPALVILAAEGARLLSAQNRQLGTAALAALLLAATAHNYRHIRTKGENWALAASVLQLATGSQACAVIAPKAHLNLYTHFQPGLLQRTCPTDLTRQSVVIAATSPYTTPSEARDLWRQLYGAGFERSYRTHAGGTSIYVLRRQAAGTLSRSPTERGPLAANPGPFTVPLRTFTTSRPILTSEANHVPQTLAVPYSLPRPDLAPARRAVDGQRRDNLRNPPGPVKGSSRRRQGRDLQPDHRL, encoded by the coding sequence GTGTCTTTATTCCGCCCTGGACCCGTCGCCCTGATGGTGCTCGCTTACTGCGCACTCCTCGTGGCGCTGATGACGCGCACCCCGCTGTGGCTCGACGAGGTCCTCCAACTGCTGGGCACCAGCACCCCGGACCCTCAGCAGGCGGTCGCCTGGGCTGCGCGGAATGCGGGCGGGGTCCCCCTCGGTTATCTCGTTCAATGGGGCTCTCTCCGTCTCCTGGGCGACACCTCCCTGGCCGCCCGCCTGCCCTCGGCGCTGGCGGCGCTGCTCTCTGCTTTCCTATTAATGAGGATCTGCCGCCTGATTGCGCTGCCCCGCCCCTCCATCGCCCTGATCCTGTTCCTGATCCTGCCATTGCAGTTGCGCTATGCCGTGGAGGCCCGGCCCTACTCCCTCGCTCTGCTGTTCACGCTGTGCGCCACGGAACTGGCGCTCCACCTGCGCAGGCAGCCGCGAGTCCTCTACTTTGCCCTGTACCTCGCCGCCGCCATCAGCGCGCTGTACACCCAGCCCTATTCCGGCTTCCTGCTCGCCGCTCATGTACCCTGGCTGCTGCGGGAGAAGCGAGCCCTGGCATGGAAACTCGCCGCCGCCCTCGCCCTCGCGTTGGCGGCGTTCGCGCCCTGGTATCTCCACGCCAGGCCCCTCTGGCTCGAGGCCGTGCAGACCTCGGGCGTTCATTTCCAGCTGGAACCGGCTACCTTCCTGATGGCCTTCCGTGAGATTTCAGGAGGAGGCTACGCCGTCTCAATCCCCCTCATCACCCTGGCTCTTGTGGGCGCACTCCGCGGAAACCTTACTACCGGAAACCGCTGGATGCTGGCCTGCACCGCTCTCGTTCCACCCGTCCTTGTTCTGGCTGCCGATGCCTGGTTCGGCTACTTCTTCGCGATCCGGCAAATCATCTTTATCCTGCCAGCCCTGGTCATCCTGGCGGCGGAGGGCGCCCGGCTGCTCAGCGCACAAAACCGGCAGTTGGGCACTGCCGCCCTCGCGGCCCTACTTCTCGCGGCTACCGCCCACAACTACCGGCACATCCGAACAAAGGGAGAAAACTGGGCGCTCGCCGCCTCCGTCCTCCAACTTGCGACCGGCAGCCAGGCCTGCGCGGTGATCGCTCCCAAAGCCCACTTGAACCTCTACACCCATTTCCAACCCGGTCTCCTCCAACGGACGTGCCCCACCGACCTCACCCGGCAAAGCGTCGTGATTGCCGCCACGTCGCCTTACACGACCCCCTCCGAGGCGCGCGATCTCTGGCGACAGTTGTACGGAGCGGGCTTCGAACGCAGTTACCGGACCCATGCGGGAGGCACCAGTATCTACGTTTTGCGCCGTCAGGCGGCCGGAACACTGTCCCGCTCGCCGACCGAACGCGGCCCGCTGGCCGCCAATCCGGGCCCGTTCACCGTTCCTTTGCGGACATTCACCACCAGTCGCCCAATACTGACGAGTGAAGCTAATCATGTCCCGCAGACCCTTGCTGTGCCTTACTCTCTCCCTCGTCCTGATCTCGCTCCCGCTCGCCGCGCAGTCGATGGGCAACGCCGGGACAATCTTCGGAACCCTCCAGGACCCGTCAAAGGAAGTAGTCGCCGGCGCCAAGGTCGAGATCTCCAACCCGATCACCGGCTATAG
- a CDS encoding DUF1345 domain-containing protein encodes MAEGAQSAQPAFPPEPRWPSAMGLIAVGGLQLALPSHLVFGPAWLVLTIVCVLAAATTTLHHTGRHDASRIGGYLLSTVVTLAMISSLGLLVAGLPSHRDSAQDLLYAATGLWISNILVFASWYWRLDGGGPSERHRRKTHNAGSFLFPQMTMSPESRAAAGLKYWRPGFVDYLFLAFNTSTALSPTDVPVLSRWAKGMMMVQAMISLSTIVILAGRAVNVL; translated from the coding sequence ATGGCAGAAGGTGCTCAATCCGCTCAGCCGGCTTTTCCGCCGGAGCCCCGCTGGCCTTCGGCGATGGGTTTGATTGCTGTTGGCGGGCTGCAATTGGCGCTGCCGTCGCATTTGGTGTTCGGGCCGGCGTGGCTGGTTCTGACAATCGTATGCGTTCTGGCGGCGGCCACGACGACCCTGCACCACACGGGCCGGCACGATGCCAGCCGAATCGGCGGCTATCTTCTTTCCACAGTGGTCACCCTGGCGATGATTTCGTCACTGGGTTTGCTGGTGGCCGGATTGCCGTCGCATCGCGATTCGGCCCAGGATCTGCTCTATGCCGCGACGGGGCTTTGGATCAGCAACATCCTTGTCTTCGCGTCCTGGTATTGGCGGTTGGATGGGGGTGGGCCGAGCGAGCGGCACCGGCGGAAGACACACAACGCGGGTTCGTTCCTGTTTCCCCAGATGACGATGTCCCCGGAGTCGCGGGCGGCGGCCGGATTGAAATACTGGCGGCCTGGCTTCGTCGACTATCTGTTCCTGGCCTTCAACACCAGTACGGCGCTGTCGCCGACCGATGTGCCGGTGCTCTCGCGCTGGGCGAAAGGCATGATGATGGTGCAGGCCATGATTTCGCTGAGTACGATCGTGATTCTGGCCGGCCGGGCCGTCAACGTTCTCTAG
- a CDS encoding c-type cytochrome, producing MKFPKAGAVLALTAVSWANLVAQAPPNRSTRSLPEGAGREVTQRVCGATCHGPDTIMGKGRSREQWTAVVNAMVARGAKATDAELVQIAEYLTARLGPNAVTEAPPARGSRSAPVAGRGPGPLGAGAANSHVVDDAGAERGKAVYTAECITCHGMNGRGGNETLPAGQRGPDLVRSVLVLHDRYGNEIGPFLAKDHPLRSGRKGSSLSKEQVSDLAHFLHQTVYYTLRSGPMLKVQNILTGDPKAGAAYFNGEGKCNTCHSPSGDLAGIGKKYDPPTLQTKFLFPRSVGFGRAGARTAVAKPVTVSVTLADGSVTEGVLERLDDFYVSLRDAQGQYKSFKITPQVKVVKNDPYAMHVTMLDQYTDKNIHDIVAYLESLQ from the coding sequence ATGAAATTCCCCAAAGCTGGGGCCGTGCTGGCGCTCACGGCTGTCTCCTGGGCAAATCTCGTTGCGCAAGCGCCGCCCAACCGGTCCACTCGATCGCTGCCCGAAGGCGCGGGCAGGGAAGTGACCCAGCGAGTCTGCGGAGCGACGTGCCACGGTCCGGACACCATCATGGGCAAGGGCCGGTCGCGTGAACAATGGACCGCCGTGGTAAACGCCATGGTGGCGCGCGGCGCGAAGGCGACCGATGCGGAGTTGGTCCAGATTGCGGAGTATCTCACAGCGCGGCTGGGGCCGAACGCTGTGACGGAGGCGCCTCCGGCGCGAGGGAGCCGCAGTGCTCCGGTGGCGGGCCGGGGCCCGGGACCGCTGGGCGCGGGCGCCGCGAATTCGCATGTCGTGGATGACGCCGGCGCCGAGCGCGGCAAGGCGGTGTATACGGCCGAGTGCATCACCTGCCATGGGATGAACGGACGCGGCGGGAACGAGACGCTGCCGGCCGGGCAACGAGGTCCGGATCTGGTGCGGTCCGTGCTCGTGCTGCATGACCGTTATGGAAACGAGATCGGGCCTTTTCTGGCCAAGGACCATCCACTGCGCAGCGGGCGGAAGGGGTCGAGCTTAAGTAAGGAACAGGTGAGCGACCTGGCCCATTTCCTCCACCAGACGGTTTATTACACTTTGCGCAGCGGCCCAATGTTGAAGGTGCAAAACATCCTCACCGGGGATCCGAAGGCGGGCGCGGCCTATTTCAATGGCGAGGGTAAGTGCAATACGTGCCATTCGCCCAGCGGCGACCTGGCGGGGATCGGCAAGAAGTACGATCCGCCGACCTTGCAGACCAAGTTCCTATTCCCCCGCAGCGTAGGCTTTGGCCGGGCGGGCGCGAGAACGGCGGTAGCCAAACCGGTGACGGTGAGCGTCACCCTGGCGGACGGAAGCGTGACCGAGGGGGTCCTGGAACGCCTGGATGACTTCTACGTGTCGCTGCGCGACGCGCAGGGGCAGTACAAATCGTTCAAGATCACCCCGCAGGTGAAGGTGGTGAAGAACGATCCCTACGCCATGCATGTCACGATGCTGGACCAATATACGGACAAGAACATTCACGATATCGTTGCTTACCTGGAGTCGCTGCAATGA
- a CDS encoding acido-empty-quinoprotein group A — MKLTKLVTQPLLGLAVVGSGLLSQAMEPAKVSGPPKDAWPMTIGDYSGRRFSTLAQINDANVNSLSLAWVYRTNSGSGFTSSIKATPVLVDGILYFSVPDKVWAVDARTGHEVWNFTWTSTGGIHIGSRGVAISGNSLYFETPDCHLVALNTKDGKERWRSSICDLDQMYFGSAAPLVINNHIIAGVSGDDLDTPGYIESHDPESGKLQWRWYAHPQPGEPEAKTWPSTEAMLHGGGMTWGAYAYDPELNLLYFGTGNPQPVIAGKGREGDNLYTESIIALNPDTGKLAWYFQVSPHDTHDWDGVEAPVLIDGEIDGKPRKLLAQASRNGYFFVLDRTNGKNILSKTFAKANWAKGLDAKGQPIPNPDKMPQIDGVLVSPNQAGAANWPPPSFSPLTGLFYVNATDAYSVYYIYDNDIKPEGWGGNDHGGWSQSALRAIDYKTGEIKWSHTWEGSGGPRSGVLSTAGNLVFAADSSSNFVALDAVKGQPLWHTNLGAGMSNSPMTYELDGTQFLVVAAGDTLFGFAMLAK; from the coding sequence ATGAAATTGACGAAACTGGTCACGCAGCCGCTGCTCGGCCTGGCGGTGGTGGGCTCGGGACTCCTCTCACAGGCGATGGAACCCGCGAAGGTGTCGGGACCGCCCAAAGACGCCTGGCCCATGACGATTGGCGATTACTCCGGGCGCCGGTTCAGCACGCTGGCGCAGATCAACGACGCGAACGTGAACTCGCTGAGCTTGGCTTGGGTTTACCGGACGAACTCCGGTTCGGGGTTTACCTCTTCGATCAAGGCGACTCCGGTGCTGGTGGACGGGATTCTGTATTTCTCCGTACCCGACAAGGTTTGGGCCGTGGATGCGCGCACGGGGCACGAAGTCTGGAATTTCACCTGGACTTCGACGGGCGGCATCCACATCGGCAGCCGCGGCGTGGCGATCTCGGGCAACTCGCTGTACTTCGAGACTCCGGACTGCCACCTGGTCGCGCTGAATACGAAAGACGGCAAGGAGCGCTGGCGCAGTTCGATCTGCGATCTGGACCAGATGTACTTCGGCTCGGCTGCTCCTCTGGTGATCAACAATCACATCATTGCCGGTGTGAGTGGAGACGACCTGGATACGCCGGGCTATATTGAGTCGCACGATCCGGAGTCCGGCAAGCTGCAGTGGCGCTGGTATGCCCATCCGCAGCCCGGCGAACCGGAGGCGAAGACCTGGCCCAGCACGGAGGCGATGCTGCACGGCGGCGGGATGACGTGGGGCGCGTACGCCTATGATCCGGAGCTCAACCTGCTGTACTTCGGCACCGGGAATCCGCAGCCGGTGATTGCCGGCAAGGGGCGGGAAGGCGACAACCTCTATACGGAGAGCATCATTGCGCTGAATCCGGATACGGGCAAATTGGCCTGGTATTTCCAGGTATCGCCGCATGATACGCACGATTGGGACGGCGTCGAGGCTCCGGTGCTGATCGATGGCGAGATCGACGGGAAGCCCAGGAAGTTGCTCGCGCAGGCGAGCCGGAACGGGTATTTCTTCGTCCTGGACCGCACGAACGGAAAGAACATCCTCTCGAAGACGTTTGCGAAGGCGAATTGGGCGAAGGGCCTCGATGCCAAGGGGCAGCCGATTCCGAATCCCGATAAGATGCCGCAGATCGATGGCGTGCTGGTGTCACCGAACCAGGCGGGCGCGGCGAACTGGCCGCCGCCGAGTTTCAGTCCGCTCACCGGGCTGTTCTATGTGAATGCGACGGACGCCTACAGCGTCTATTACATCTACGACAACGACATCAAGCCCGAGGGCTGGGGCGGCAACGATCACGGCGGATGGTCGCAATCGGCCCTGCGCGCGATCGACTATAAAACCGGCGAGATCAAGTGGAGCCATACGTGGGAAGGGAGCGGCGGACCGCGTTCGGGTGTCCTCTCCACGGCGGGGAATCTGGTGTTCGCGGCCGATTCGTCGAGCAACTTTGTGGCGTTGGATGCTGTGAAGGGCCAGCCCCTGTGGCATACGAATCTGGGCGCGGGCATGAGCAACTCGCCCATGACGTATGAGCTTGACGGCACGCAGTTTCTGGTGGTGGCGGCGGGCGATACGCTGTTTGGCTTTGCCATGCTGGCGAAATAG